From a single Calothrix sp. NIES-2098 genomic region:
- a CDS encoding inorganic carbon transporter, protein MNLVWQRFTLSDLRVQKYFATSYLHHSLVGLLSSWRQGSILLQWGDTIAVALLSLVYGLAPFVSTTLIGLLLAACVGFWLLLTLSDEATSTNASSFTPIHLLVLLYWVVAVVATAFSPVKKAALSDLVTFTLYLMLFALCARVLRSSRLRSWLIILYLHVSLIVSVYGLRQWFFGANALATWVDPESPLSKTTRVYSYLGNPNLLAGYLLPAVIFSLVAIFAWQSWFKKALALTALIVNASCLVLTFSRGGWIGLVAAILTVMALLIYWWSVQMPPFWRTWSLPIILGGLIGILVLAVIFIEPVRLRVLSIFADRQDSSNNFRRNVWDAVFEMIRDRPILGIGPGHNAFNKIYPLYQRPRYSALSAYSILLEIAVETGFIGLSCFLWLLIVTFNTGYMQLRRLRQLRSIEGFWLIGAIASMVGMLAHGTFDTVWFRPEANSLWWLLVALIASYWIPVNQHKNSELTSASSEPAAN, encoded by the coding sequence ATGAATTTAGTCTGGCAAAGGTTCACGTTATCTGATTTAAGAGTCCAAAAATATTTTGCTACCAGTTACCTACACCACTCTTTGGTGGGGCTGTTATCTTCCTGGCGGCAAGGTAGTATATTGCTCCAGTGGGGAGACACAATTGCAGTAGCCTTACTTAGTCTAGTGTACGGTTTGGCACCCTTTGTTTCAACTACTTTGATTGGGTTGTTGCTGGCAGCTTGTGTAGGATTTTGGCTATTACTGACCTTATCTGATGAAGCAACATCAACTAATGCCTCATCATTTACTCCTATTCACTTGCTGGTATTGCTCTATTGGGTAGTTGCTGTAGTTGCTACAGCATTCTCACCAGTAAAAAAAGCAGCATTGAGCGATTTAGTCACTTTCACGCTCTATTTAATGCTGTTTGCTCTTTGTGCTAGGGTGCTGAGGTCATCTCGCCTGCGGTCTTGGCTAATAATTCTCTACCTACACGTGTCGCTAATTGTTAGCGTATATGGGTTGCGGCAATGGTTTTTTGGCGCAAATGCATTAGCCACTTGGGTTGACCCAGAATCGCCGCTGTCGAAAACGACTAGGGTCTACAGTTATTTGGGTAATCCCAATTTATTGGCAGGGTATCTTCTACCGGCGGTAATTTTTAGTTTGGTGGCAATTTTTGCTTGGCAAAGCTGGTTTAAAAAAGCACTTGCATTAACAGCGTTAATTGTCAATGCTTCTTGCTTAGTTCTCACCTTTAGTCGTGGCGGTTGGATTGGTTTAGTGGCAGCAATATTAACAGTAATGGCATTGCTGATTTATTGGTGGAGCGTGCAAATGCCTCCTTTTTGGCGTACTTGGTCGCTGCCAATTATTCTTGGAGGTTTAATAGGGATATTAGTCTTAGCGGTCATCTTTATTGAGCCGGTGCGCTTACGAGTGTTGAGTATTTTTGCTGACCGCCAAGATAGCAGTAATAATTTCCGCAGGAATGTCTGGGATGCGGTATTTGAGATGATTCGCGATCGCCCTATACTCGGTATTGGCCCTGGTCACAATGCTTTTAATAAAATCTACCCCCTTTACCAACGTCCCCGTTATAGCGCTTTGAGTGCCTATTCAATCTTGCTAGAAATTGCTGTAGAAACTGGATTTATTGGTTTAAGCTGTTTTCTGTGGCTGTTAATTGTCACCTTTAATACAGGTTATATGCAATTGCGACGATTGCGGCAGTTAAGAAGCATTGAGGGATTTTGGTTAATTGGAGCGATCGCATCTATGGTAGGTATGCTTGCTCATGGGACTTTTGATACTGTCTGGTTTCGCCCTGAAGCTAATAGCCTCTGGTGGCTGTTAGTGGCTTTGATAGCGAGTTACTGGATACCTGTAAATCAACATAAAAATTCAGAACTCACTTCAGCTAGCTCAGAACCAGCAGCAAACTAA
- a CDS encoding tmRNA-binding protein SmpB, with the protein MSDKSEGYKVVSDNRQARYLYEILETYEAGIQLTGTEVKSIRAGKVNLQDGYALIRNGEAWLINAHISPYTASGQYFNHEPRRTRKLLLHRQEIRKLIGKVEQQGLTLVPLKMYFKRGRVKVSIALGKGKKLHDKREDLKKRQDRRDMERAMKNY; encoded by the coding sequence ATGAGTGACAAAAGTGAAGGTTACAAAGTAGTTAGCGACAATCGACAAGCCCGTTATTTATATGAAATCCTGGAAACATACGAAGCTGGAATTCAATTGACAGGAACAGAGGTGAAATCGATTCGTGCCGGGAAAGTGAATCTCCAAGATGGCTATGCGTTGATTCGCAATGGCGAAGCATGGTTAATCAACGCTCATATTTCACCTTACACGGCTAGCGGTCAATATTTTAATCACGAACCACGCCGGACGCGCAAGCTGTTACTGCATCGTCAGGAAATCCGCAAGCTAATCGGTAAAGTGGAACAGCAGGGTTTGACTTTAGTCCCCTTAAAGATGTACTTCAAACGCGGACGTGTAAAAGTGAGTATAGCCCTTGGTAAAGGTAAAAAGCTCCACGATAAGCGAGAAGATTTGAAAAAACGCCAAGATCGGCGTGATATGGAACGGGCAATGAAAAATTATTAG
- a CDS encoding two-component response regulator: MKNKSTSFLPVFTNSAQTSQFVSKKNARGVLSMPLTILVVDDDLGTRLSISDYLELSGYSVITANDGQEALMMVEEYHPDLIVTDIVMPRMNGYELVRRVRQKAEFRLLPVILLTARTKTQERILGYQSGCDLYLPKPFELEELAAAIRNLLERSQIIQSEYRFSHQENLGNSNPKKPMEAHSTEITQIQESQMLSSLTSREQEVLELLTHGLSNADMGQQLHLSARTVEKYVSSLLRKTATSNRAELVRFAIKHGLVE, from the coding sequence ATGAAAAATAAGAGCACATCATTCTTGCCTGTGTTCACTAATAGTGCTCAAACAAGCCAATTTGTTAGTAAAAAAAATGCTAGGGGTGTACTGTCCATGCCCTTGACGATCCTTGTAGTGGATGACGATTTGGGCACTCGTCTGTCAATTAGCGATTATCTTGAACTGTCTGGCTACTCAGTGATTACGGCGAATGATGGTCAAGAAGCGTTGATGATGGTGGAGGAGTACCATCCTGATTTGATTGTCACTGATATTGTCATGCCAAGAATGAATGGCTATGAATTGGTGCGCCGAGTGCGTCAAAAAGCGGAGTTCCGTTTATTACCTGTAATTTTATTAACAGCAAGAACTAAGACTCAAGAGAGGATTCTGGGCTACCAATCGGGTTGCGATTTATATTTGCCCAAACCCTTTGAATTAGAAGAGTTAGCCGCAGCTATTCGTAATCTACTGGAGCGATCGCAAATTATTCAATCAGAGTATCGCTTTTCTCATCAAGAAAACTTGGGCAATTCCAACCCAAAAAAACCGATGGAAGCCCATTCTACTGAAATTACTCAAATTCAAGAATCTCAAATGCTCTCTAGTTTGACTTCCAGAGAGCAGGAAGTGCTAGAACTCTTAACGCATGGTCTTTCTAATGCCGATATGGGTCAACAGCTACACTTAAGTGCGCGCACCGTAGAAAAGTACGTTAGTAGCTTGTTGAGAAAAACAGCCACCAGTAACCGCGCTGAACTGGTGCGTTTTGCGATTAAGCATGGTCTAGTGGAATAG
- a CDS encoding protein-tyrosine-phosphatase — MPYKLLFVCLGNICRSPSAENIMNHLIEQAGLSNSIVCDSAGTSSYHIGSPPDRRMSAAAEKKLGIKLRGQARQFRKSDFQDFDLILAMDRDNYQDILVLDPTQYDRDKVRLMCDFCSRYTLEEVPDPYYGGTEGFNQVIDLLVDACEGLLQNIISQQLKT, encoded by the coding sequence ATGCCCTACAAACTACTTTTTGTCTGCCTGGGTAATATCTGTCGTTCGCCATCGGCAGAAAACATTATGAATCATCTGATTGAACAGGCTGGCTTAAGCAATAGTATTGTCTGTGACTCGGCGGGTACATCTAGTTATCACATTGGTAGCCCCCCCGATCGTCGCATGAGTGCCGCAGCTGAGAAAAAGTTGGGGATTAAACTGCGAGGTCAAGCCCGCCAGTTTCGTAAATCGGACTTTCAAGACTTTGACTTGATTTTGGCGATGGATCGGGACAATTATCAGGATATTCTTGTGCTCGACCCAACCCAGTACGATCGCGACAAAGTTCGATTAATGTGTGATTTTTGTTCTCGGTACACACTCGAAGAAGTTCCCGATCCTTACTATGGTGGTACGGAAGGATTTAATCAAGTAATCGATCTGCTAGTCGATGCTTGTGAGGGTCTGCTGCAAAATATTATTAGTCAGCAACTAAAAACGTAA
- a CDS encoding UDP-N-acetylenolpyruvoylglucosamine reductase has protein sequence MTTFQADSSVCKVSTLTSEKQETANSVESPVIYLPGTDCAIKSQASLSAYTSYRVGGAAQLYIAPRNIEAMQAGLKYAKERDISVTILGAGSNLLVSDRGITGLVIATRHLRYSHFDPETGQLTVAAGESIPNLAWQAADLGWEGLEWAVGIPGTVGGAVVMNAGAHNSCTADMLVSAQVLSPDGTLETLTPAELGYSYRTSLLQGSDRIVTQATFQLRPGADPAKVIAATKEHKQHRLTTQPYNFPSCGSVFRNPKPYSAGWLIEQTGLKGFQIGGAQVAQLHANFIVNRGGAKASDIFCLIRHIQQQVQDRWSISLEPEVKMLGEFQLAC, from the coding sequence ATGACAACCTTCCAGGCAGATAGCAGCGTCTGCAAAGTTTCTACATTGACGTCAGAGAAACAGGAAACAGCTAATTCCGTTGAAAGTCCAGTAATTTATTTACCAGGTACTGATTGCGCTATTAAGTCTCAAGCTTCTTTGTCTGCGTATACTTCCTATCGGGTGGGTGGAGCTGCACAACTATACATTGCCCCCCGCAACATCGAAGCAATGCAAGCAGGATTAAAGTATGCAAAAGAACGTGATATCTCAGTAACAATACTGGGTGCAGGTTCTAACTTATTAGTAAGCGATCGCGGAATCACAGGCTTAGTAATAGCAACTCGTCATCTGAGATATAGTCACTTTGACCCCGAAACCGGTCAATTAACCGTTGCTGCTGGAGAATCGATTCCTAACTTGGCATGGCAAGCAGCCGATTTAGGCTGGGAAGGACTAGAATGGGCTGTCGGCATCCCCGGAACTGTTGGGGGTGCTGTCGTCATGAACGCGGGAGCCCACAATAGCTGCACCGCAGATATGTTAGTCAGCGCTCAGGTACTTTCACCCGATGGCACTCTAGAAACTCTTACTCCGGCAGAATTGGGTTATAGTTACCGGACTTCATTATTGCAAGGTAGCGATCGCATAGTTACTCAAGCCACCTTCCAACTGCGACCTGGTGCCGATCCAGCAAAAGTTATAGCAGCCACCAAAGAACACAAACAGCATCGGCTGACTACCCAACCCTACAACTTCCCTAGTTGTGGCAGCGTGTTCCGCAACCCCAAACCTTACTCTGCTGGCTGGTTAATTGAACAAACTGGATTAAAAGGCTTCCAAATTGGTGGCGCGCAAGTAGCACAACTCCATGCTAATTTTATCGTTAACCGTGGCGGAGCAAAAGCTAGCGATATCTTTTGTCTGATTCGTCATATTCAGCAGCAAGTGCAAGATCGTTGGTCAATTAGCTTAGAACCAGAAGTTAAAATGCTAGGAGAATTTCAACTAGCTTGTTGA
- a CDS encoding UDP-N-acetylmuramate--alanine ligase, with protein sequence MKNSVDFSGRPFHFIGIGGIGMSALAYVLAKRQLPVSGSDLRPNHITRKLESIGTHIFSRQEASNLEFFRPKVTSGVALNSLSEVRPTDNSTLPQVICSTAINTTNLEYKAALELGCPILHRSDVLAALIADYHSIAVAGTHGKTTTSSMIGYMLLKAGLDPTILVGGEVNAWEGNARLGESQYLVAEADESDGSLVKHAPAIGVITNIELDHPDHYETLEEVVDIFQEFAQGCQTLVGSIDCATVRDRLKPTITYSLHSDSNADYTVTNIDYRSDGTTALVWERGKALGMLNLRLLSRHNLSNALAAVAVGRVLGLEFGEIAKGIATFEGARRRFEFRGEVDGITFIDDYAHHPSEIRATLAAARLQARPGQRVVAIFQPHRYSRTMTFLEEFAESFTHADLVVLTDIYSAGEPNLGQVSGELLAAAIAKQHPQVVYQPTLPSISEFLLKTLRPGDLALFLGAGNLNQTIPEIIATLCEPAKATS encoded by the coding sequence ATGAAGAATTCTGTAGATTTTAGCGGTAGACCATTTCATTTCATTGGTATTGGTGGCATAGGTATGTCTGCTTTGGCATATGTTCTTGCCAAACGTCAATTACCAGTATCAGGTTCAGATCTTCGTCCAAATCACATTACACGAAAGTTAGAATCTATCGGAACTCATATTTTTAGTAGACAAGAAGCCAGCAATCTGGAATTCTTTCGCCCAAAAGTAACCTCTGGAGTAGCATTAAACTCACTCTCAGAAGTACGTCCTACAGACAACTCAACGCTGCCTCAAGTAATTTGTTCAACAGCAATTAACACAACTAATTTAGAATATAAAGCAGCCCTAGAATTAGGCTGCCCAATTTTGCATCGTTCAGATGTACTAGCAGCTTTAATTGCTGATTACCATAGTATTGCAGTAGCAGGAACCCACGGTAAAACTACAACTAGTAGTATGATTGGCTACATGCTACTAAAAGCAGGTTTAGATCCAACTATTCTCGTGGGTGGCGAAGTAAATGCTTGGGAAGGTAATGCCAGATTAGGAGAAAGTCAGTATCTCGTAGCTGAAGCAGATGAATCAGATGGGTCTTTGGTAAAACACGCCCCAGCAATTGGCGTGATCACCAATATTGAACTCGATCATCCCGACCACTATGAAACATTAGAAGAAGTGGTTGATATCTTCCAAGAATTTGCGCAAGGTTGTCAGACTTTAGTAGGTAGCATTGATTGTGCAACAGTACGCGATCGCTTAAAACCAACAATCACTTATAGCCTGCACTCAGATAGTAACGCTGATTATACCGTTACTAATATTGACTATCGCTCTGATGGTACTACAGCTTTAGTTTGGGAAAGAGGTAAAGCTTTAGGCATGTTGAATTTGCGCCTACTTAGTCGGCACAACCTCAGCAATGCTCTAGCAGCTGTCGCCGTAGGTCGTGTATTGGGCTTAGAATTTGGGGAAATTGCCAAAGGTATCGCCACCTTTGAAGGCGCAAGACGGCGCTTTGAGTTTCGAGGTGAAGTTGATGGCATTACCTTCATTGATGATTATGCCCATCACCCTAGCGAAATTCGCGCTACCCTAGCGGCCGCACGTCTGCAAGCTAGACCCGGACAAAGAGTTGTGGCTATTTTTCAGCCCCATCGCTATAGTCGCACAATGACCTTTTTAGAAGAATTTGCTGAATCTTTTACCCATGCCGATCTGGTTGTGCTGACTGATATTTACAGTGCTGGAGAACCAAATTTAGGGCAAGTTAGTGGCGAACTATTAGCAGCAGCAATTGCTAAACAGCACCCACAGGTTGTTTATCAACCCACCTTGCCATCGATTAGCGAATTCTTACTCAAAACATTGCGTCCCGGAGATTTAGCACTGTTTCTCGGTGCTGGGAACTTGAATCAAACTATTCCCGAAATAATTGCCACACTTTGCGAACCGGCAAAAGCTACATCTTAA
- a CDS encoding nicotinate-nucleotide adenylyltransferase — protein MQQLAIFGGTFDPIHWGHLLIGETALHQVPVEQIIWVPSLNPPHKQAALFEHRVAMLQQATQDRPGFTVSLIETNRSGTSYAINTLIDLSAAYPKTHWYWIVGLDAFQTLPHWYRGHELAQMCDWLIAPRLLGGETIAQSELICKQVEQELINQSVSIRWQLLHIPLVGVSSSLIRQLIRVRQSIRYLVPEAVRLYIAAHNLYSK, from the coding sequence ATGCAGCAATTAGCAATTTTTGGTGGCACATTCGATCCAATTCATTGGGGACACCTACTTATAGGCGAGACAGCTTTGCATCAAGTACCTGTAGAACAGATAATTTGGGTGCCATCGCTAAATCCTCCACATAAACAAGCAGCTTTGTTTGAGCATCGAGTAGCAATGCTACAACAAGCTACACAAGATCGTCCGGGATTTACTGTTTCACTAATTGAAACAAATCGCTCTGGAACGTCCTATGCTATCAATACACTGATCGATTTATCTGCTGCTTATCCCAAGACTCACTGGTACTGGATTGTTGGTTTAGATGCATTCCAAACCTTACCTCATTGGTACCGCGGACACGAACTAGCTCAGATGTGTGATTGGTTAATTGCACCCCGACTCCTAGGTGGTGAGACTATAGCTCAAAGTGAGTTAATCTGCAAGCAAGTAGAGCAAGAATTGATAAATCAGTCTGTTAGCATTCGCTGGCAATTATTGCATATACCTTTAGTAGGAGTTTCGTCAAGTCTAATTCGCCAATTAATCCGTGTACGCCAGTCTATCCGATATTTAGTTCCTGAGGCGGTGAGGTTGTACATCGCTGCCCACAACCTTTACTCAAAATAA
- a CDS encoding glyceraldehyde-3-phosphate dehydrogenase: MIRVAINGFGRIGRNFARCWVGRQNSNIDLVAINDTSDPRTNAHLLKYDSMLGKLKDVDITADDNSIIINGKTVKCVSDRNPENLPWKDWGIDLIIEATGVFTSKEGALKHVNAGAKKVLITAPGKNEDGTFVVGVNHHDYDHNKHHIISNASCTTNCLAPIAKVLNEKFGIIKGTMTTTHSYTGDQRLLDASHRDVRRARAAAINIVPTSTGAAKAVALVIPELKGKLNGVALRVPTPNVSMVDFVVQVEKRTITEEVNQALKDASEGPLKGILDYSELQLVSSDYQGTDASSIVDASLTLVMGNDLVKVMAWYDNEWGYSQRVLDLAELVAQKWQ; the protein is encoded by the coding sequence GTGATTAGAGTCGCAATCAACGGTTTCGGGCGGATTGGGCGTAACTTTGCACGTTGCTGGGTCGGTAGACAGAACAGCAACATCGACCTTGTCGCTATTAATGACACATCAGACCCTAGAACGAACGCTCACCTGCTGAAATATGACTCCATGCTAGGGAAGTTAAAGGATGTTGACATTACAGCGGATGATAACTCGATAATCATTAACGGTAAGACAGTTAAGTGCGTATCCGATCGCAATCCAGAAAACTTGCCCTGGAAAGATTGGGGAATAGACCTAATTATCGAAGCAACAGGTGTATTTACCAGCAAAGAAGGCGCACTGAAGCACGTTAATGCTGGAGCCAAGAAGGTTCTAATCACCGCCCCTGGTAAAAACGAAGATGGTACTTTTGTGGTTGGTGTGAATCATCATGACTATGACCACAACAAACACCACATCATCAGCAATGCCAGCTGTACCACCAACTGCTTGGCTCCAATTGCCAAGGTGTTGAATGAGAAATTCGGGATTATCAAAGGTACAATGACCACTACTCACAGCTACACAGGGGATCAGCGCTTATTAGACGCTTCTCACCGTGATGTACGCCGGGCTAGAGCAGCAGCTATTAATATTGTACCCACTTCTACTGGTGCAGCAAAAGCTGTAGCATTAGTGATCCCAGAACTGAAAGGCAAGCTTAATGGTGTTGCCTTACGTGTACCTACCCCAAACGTTTCAATGGTAGATTTCGTAGTTCAGGTTGAGAAGCGTACTATTACGGAAGAAGTTAATCAAGCCTTAAAAGATGCCTCCGAAGGCCCACTTAAAGGTATCTTGGATTATAGCGAATTACAACTAGTGTCATCCGACTATCAAGGTACTGATGCTTCTTCGATTGTTGATGCTAGCTTGACTCTGGTTATGGGCAATGACTTAGTAAAAGTCATGGCTTGGTACGATAACGAGTGGGGTTACAGCCAACGAGTTCTAGATTTAGCAGAACTAGTAGCACAGAAGTGGCAATAA
- a CDS encoding thiamine-monophosphate kinase, with protein MTKVKDIGEQGLLARLQRFCPQEIIGDDAAVLVTTPGQSLVVTTDVLVDDVHFSNVTTSPEDAGWRAAAANLSDLAAMGASPLGIAVGLGLPGDVSVSWVERLYQGMTECLQRYNTPIVGGDIVRSPVTTLSITAFGQADPSRIIRRSAAQVGDAIVITGIHGASRAGLELLLHPEIGQNVKDAEKTALITAHQRPQPRLDVLPILWKILDSQSKISVAGMDSSDGLADAIVQICRASGVGAIVEAKKISLPVAFEHWLTEEQALNYTLYGGEDFELVLCLPTDAASALVEKLGRGAAIIGTIISGTKVLLHDEKAEIPDQVLTLSQGFQHFGQ; from the coding sequence ATGACTAAAGTAAAAGATATTGGCGAACAAGGCCTGTTAGCTAGATTGCAGCGCTTTTGTCCTCAAGAAATTATTGGCGATGACGCAGCAGTACTTGTAACTACACCAGGACAATCTTTGGTAGTAACGACAGATGTATTAGTTGATGACGTGCATTTTAGTAATGTCACCACTTCACCAGAAGATGCTGGTTGGCGGGCTGCTGCTGCTAATTTATCGGATTTGGCGGCGATGGGTGCTTCACCTTTGGGGATCGCTGTGGGATTGGGACTTCCAGGGGATGTCAGCGTTAGTTGGGTTGAACGCTTATACCAGGGAATGACAGAATGCTTGCAAAGGTACAATACGCCAATTGTGGGTGGTGATATTGTGCGATCGCCTGTTACTACTTTATCGATTACCGCATTTGGTCAAGCCGATCCCAGTAGAATTATCCGTCGTTCTGCGGCCCAAGTCGGAGATGCGATCGTCATCACAGGTATTCATGGAGCCTCCCGTGCAGGCTTAGAATTGCTCTTACATCCCGAAATAGGACAAAACGTCAAAGATGCAGAAAAGACGGCTTTAATCACCGCACACCAGCGTCCTCAGCCACGATTAGATGTCTTACCCATACTCTGGAAAATTTTAGACTCCCAATCTAAAATTTCTGTGGCGGGAATGGACAGTAGCGATGGTTTGGCAGATGCTATTGTGCAAATCTGCCGTGCTAGTGGCGTGGGCGCTATTGTTGAAGCTAAGAAAATTTCGCTTCCCGTAGCGTTTGAGCATTGGCTAACCGAGGAGCAAGCCCTGAACTATACTTTATACGGCGGCGAAGACTTTGAATTAGTTCTGTGTTTGCCAACAGATGCAGCATCAGCTTTAGTAGAAAAACTCGGTCGAGGTGCGGCAATTATCGGCACAATCATATCAGGAACAAAAGTACTATTACATGATGAAAAAGCAGAAATCCCCGACCAAGTTTTAACTCTTAGTCAGGGATTTCAACATTTTGGTCAATAG
- a CDS encoding peptidyl-prolyl cis-trans isomerase cyclophilin type peptidyl-prolyl cis-trans isomerase, translating into MRRFPPLSELAFKGQEIVDFGLLTFDSKLSTPNCGKISDGLRPVNNLMLHLSHTMFNLIKSWLKNSLMAILLVTIFLGISTAGWTPSSSAALPAGNAITDGRSLLRYALPINNEPVRQLQASLEDISNQLRANRRWGSISKDLSKASRVLDQPSKILASVPEERQPQAKAWIEELKSGVNTLQELVKVKDKEKIQQERNQLLNLVTRLEESMVKEFPFEVPKEYSNLPQLKGRATVDIKTNKGDLTVVVDGYSAPVTAGNFVDLVQRGFYNGLEFTRAEESYFLQTGDPPGKDVGFIEPKTGKYRAIPLEILVEGDKAPTYGITLEEAGRYVDMPVLPFSSFGAVVMARPESQVNGASSQFFFFLFEPELTPAGRNLLDGRYAVFGYLTEGEEVLDKLKAGDKIESATVVQGIENLVQPEAA; encoded by the coding sequence GTGCGGAGGTTCCCTCCGTTGAGTGAACTGGCGTTCAAGGGTCAAGAAATTGTAGACTTTGGACTTTTGACTTTTGACTCAAAACTCAGCACTCCTAACTGTGGGAAGATAAGTGATGGGTTACGCCCAGTCAACAATTTGATGCTGCATTTAAGCCATACCATGTTTAACTTAATAAAATCCTGGCTGAAGAACAGCCTCATGGCAATACTGCTGGTGACAATATTTTTAGGCATAAGTACAGCTGGGTGGACTCCCTCCAGTAGCGCCGCCCTACCAGCTGGAAATGCAATTACTGATGGCAGATCTCTGTTGCGGTATGCACTCCCGATAAACAATGAACCTGTACGGCAATTACAAGCCAGTTTAGAAGACATTTCCAACCAACTGCGGGCAAATCGACGGTGGGGTTCTATCTCTAAAGACCTCAGTAAAGCATCCAGAGTTCTCGATCAACCATCCAAAATCCTAGCAAGCGTTCCCGAAGAACGCCAACCCCAAGCGAAAGCTTGGATTGAAGAATTGAAATCTGGCGTTAATACACTGCAAGAATTAGTCAAAGTCAAAGATAAAGAAAAAATTCAGCAAGAACGCAATCAACTTCTAAATCTCGTGACTCGCTTGGAAGAGTCAATGGTGAAGGAATTTCCTTTTGAAGTACCTAAAGAGTACAGTAACCTACCTCAACTCAAAGGTCGGGCTACTGTGGACATTAAAACCAACAAAGGCGATCTAACTGTGGTAGTCGATGGTTATAGCGCCCCTGTCACCGCTGGTAACTTTGTTGATTTGGTGCAACGTGGGTTTTATAACGGTTTAGAATTTACCCGTGCTGAAGAATCATACTTTTTACAAACAGGAGATCCACCAGGCAAAGATGTCGGTTTTATCGAGCCAAAAACTGGGAAATACCGCGCCATTCCTTTAGAAATTCTAGTTGAAGGCGATAAAGCTCCTACTTACGGTATTACTCTCGAAGAAGCCGGACGTTACGTTGATATGCCCGTTCTGCCTTTCTCTTCTTTTGGGGCTGTAGTTATGGCGCGTCCTGAAAGCCAAGTAAATGGTGCTTCTTCTCAGTTTTTCTTCTTCTTGTTTGAACCAGAACTCACCCCCGCCGGACGCAACCTCTTAGATGGTCGCTACGCTGTTTTTGGTTATCTTACCGAAGGCGAAGAAGTTTTGGATAAACTCAAGGCTGGAGACAAAATTGAGTCTGCCACTGTCGTTCAGGGTATAGAAAACTTGGTTCAGCCAGAAGCGGCATGA
- the efp gene encoding translation elongation factor EF-P gives MISSNDFRPGVSIVLDGSVWRVIDFLHVKPGKGSAFVRTTLKNVQSGKVLERTFRAGETVPQATLEKSTMQHTYKEGDEFVFMDMESYEEGRLSAAQIGDRVKYLKEGMEVNVVRWGDQVLEVELPNSVVLEIVQTDPGVKGDTATGGTKPAIVETGATVMVPLFIAQGERIKIDTRDDKYLGRE, from the coding sequence ATGATCTCCAGTAACGACTTTCGCCCCGGTGTCTCAATTGTTTTAGATGGGTCTGTATGGCGAGTAATTGATTTCCTCCACGTTAAGCCAGGTAAAGGCTCGGCGTTTGTGCGGACAACACTGAAAAATGTCCAGAGTGGAAAGGTTTTAGAAAGAACTTTCCGGGCTGGGGAAACAGTACCGCAAGCCACTCTCGAAAAAAGCACGATGCAGCATACCTATAAAGAAGGTGATGAATTCGTCTTTATGGATATGGAAAGCTACGAAGAAGGTAGATTGAGCGCGGCACAAATTGGCGATCGCGTAAAATACCTCAAAGAAGGCATGGAAGTTAACGTCGTGCGTTGGGGCGACCAAGTGCTAGAAGTAGAACTGCCCAATTCCGTAGTTTTAGAAATTGTGCAAACAGATCCGGGTGTTAAAGGGGACACGGCTACTGGTGGTACTAAACCAGCCATTGTCGAAACCGGTGCAACTGTGATGGTTCCCTTGTTTATTGCTCAAGGAGAACGCATCAAGATTGATACCCGTGATGATAAATACTTAGGCAGGGAATAA